From Aspergillus fumigatus Af293 chromosome 3, whole genome shotgun sequence, a single genomic window includes:
- a CDS encoding oxygenase MpaB family protein — protein sequence MSLDETLAEKKPQTPTTNSIKSETNLLDALDSLEILPQILQEGILFAGSGTALLLQAATPEIRNDHDKANNGPNLATELGNALQAMMSYVSCLVFATRQEKKTLLDMLNRGQPPLRGSEHYYAAAPDVQLWIAATLYATATDFYQRIYGRVDYRTAEKAYAEFGLLVHTLGLPSGVWPETRQKFWTYWDDRIERLTVTPDANKFAKDLLHDKAVPRWVQMLKPFLRVVTIEMLPPRLREEYGLKSTMGTRGLYRSTMGFSNAVYPALPVSLRSYPLRYYLNELRKHLNVV from the coding sequence ATGTCCCTCGACGAGACGCTCGCCGAAAAAAAGCCACAAACACCAACCACCAACAGTATCAAGTCAGAAACAAACCTTCTTGATGCGCTGGATAGCCTCGAAATCCTCCCCCAGATTCTGCAAGAGGGCATCCTCTTCGCTGGATCAGGGacagcgcttcttctccaagcaGCCACGCCCGAGATTCGCAACGATCACGACAAAGCCAACAACGGCCCCAATCTAGCCACCGAGCTCGGCAATGCCCTGCAAGCAATGATGAGCTACGTTTCCTGTCTGGTGTTTGCGACACggcaagagaagaagacacTGCTCGACATGCTAAATCGAGGCCAGCCTCCCCTTCGCGGCAGCGAGCATTACTACGCCGCGGCGCCCGACGTCCAGCTCTGGATCGCGGCGACGCTCTACGCCACGGCAACAGACTTCTACCAGCGCATCTACGGCCGGGTAGACTACCGGACGGCTGAAAAGGCCTACGCAGAGTttggtcttctcgtccaCACATTGGGCCTGCCCTCAGGTGTCTGGCCCGAGACACGCCAGAAGTTCTGGACGTACTGGGACGACCGCATCGAGCGGCTGACGGTCACGCCGGACGCAAACAAGTTTGCCAAGGATCTTTTGCATGACAAGGCTGTGCCGCGGTGGGTGCAGATGCTGAAGCCGTTTCTGCGGGTGGTGACGATCGAGATGCTGCCGCCGAGGCTGCGAGAGGAGTACGGGCTCAAGTCTACGATGGGGACGCGGGGGTTGTACCGCAGCACAATGGGGTTTTCGAATGCGGTCTATCCTGCGCTCCCGGTGTCGTTGCGGTCTTATCCGTTGCGGTACTACCTCAATGAGCTAAGGAAACATTTGAATGTTGTTTAG
- a CDS encoding DUF3712 domain-containing protein — translation MAEMEEKPSYLSAKGAKYALGIHRGPLPPANGDGVEIEHVETALSLEKKQRTKKEAIRRHWARFWCCYVFFSIIFLAIILPVFFLVILPSVSQRVVNNSNLVLVDASVMQPRPDSVILTMQSALKLPIGLPVRIDPITLDLFNRGESGNSTFAKLYLNGTTISGNTTLGVTSQFTPLNVDQWTKYVRGVVFEEHAPLSLKGTTMSYLGKLKSRVTMDKTIKQNTLNGFAGFSIDGSQLLLPAEPDGTNLIANATLPNPSVMTLEIGTTVLDLKSGDLVIGNATIDNLVLRPGNHSNPVRGRLDLKTVLKNLGPVLQSQKDSIRNGYLSLDSVTKTVVYEGVEVPYYTNVMKDLTLTAKIPIGGLLVNTLRGIFNKNGTNILDQLNITDSSSSESTSSVLSELQHLNLSSLGGSLSSKLTSRSLAEFLDRPDDKLLLVDVLKAFL, via the exons ATGGCCGAGATGGAAGAAAAGCCCTCCTATCTCAGTGCCAAAGGGGCCAAGTATGCCCTCGGCATCCATCGAGGGCCTTTACCCCCGGCTAATGGGGACGGTGTGGAGATTGAACATGTCGAGACAGCATTGtcgctggagaagaaacaaagaacaaagaaagagGCCATCCGTCGCCATTGGGCCCGGTTCTGGTGTTGCtatgtcttcttctcaatcATTTTTCTCGCCATCATCCTTCCAGTCTT CTTTCTGGTGATACTCCCCTCTGTTTCTCAGCGAGTTGTCAACAATTCCAACCTTGTTCTCGTCGATGCAAGTGTCATGCAACCTCGCCCAGATTCGGTAATCCTCACTATGCAGTCTGCACTCAAACTGCCCATCGGACTTCCCGTCCGTATCGATCCCATCACTTTGGACCTCTTCAACCGGGGCGAGTCCGGAAACAGCACCTTCGCCAAATTGTACCTCAACGGAACAACTATCTCAGGCAACACCACTTTGGGAGTTACTAGTCAATTCACTCCACTCAATGTGGATCAGTGGACCAAATATGTGCGCGGTGTGGTATTCGAGGAGCATGCACCATTGTCGCTGAAGGGTACTACCATGTCGTATCTGGGCAAGCTCAAGTCCCGAGTGACAATGGACAAAACGATCAAGCAAAATA CCCTAAACGGCTTCGCTGGATTTTCCATCGATGGATCGCAATTGCTTCTGCCTGCTGAACCAGACGGTACCAACCTGATTGCCAACGCCACTTTACCCAACCCGTCGGTCATGACATTGGAAATT GGCACAACCGTGTTGGACCTCAAGAGCGGCGATCTCGTCATCGGCAATGCAACGATTGATAATCTTGTCCTCAGACCGGGCAACCATTCCAATCCCGTCCGCGGCAGACTCGATCTCAAAACTGTGTTGAAGAACCTTGGACCTGTCCTGCAGAGCCAGAAAGACTCCATCCGTAACGGGTATCTGTCTCTCGACAGCGTTACCAAGACGGTCGTTTATGAGGGCGTGGAAGTGCCATATTATACGAATGTGATGAAGGACCTGACCCTTACTGCAAAGATTCCTATCGGCGGACTGCTGGTCAACACCCTCCGAGGGATTTTCAACAAGAATGGGACAAACATCCTCGACCAGCTGAATATCACGGACTCATCGTCGTCGGAAAGCACAAGCAGCGTGCTGTCGGAACTGCAGCATCTGAACTTGAGCAGTCTGGGCGGAAGCCTGAGCAGCAAATTGACCAGTCGATCGCTGGCTGAATTCCTGGACCGTCCTGACGATAAGTTATTATTGGTTGATGTGCTGAAAGCATTCTTGTGA
- a CDS encoding sugar porter family MFS transporter gives MKIYNVYFLCSFITLGGGLFGFDISSMSGVLGTQAYVNYFRVGSGQYKQGGITCAMPFGSLIGALCSSFIADRYSRVTAIQFSTVLWTIGSIFMTASNGIALLVVGRVIAGLCVGIASAMVPVYQAEVAPKEIRGRVISLQQWAITWGILIQYFIQYGSSNVDGGPDNPTQSTAAFRIPWGIQMVPGFILFVGLFFYPKSPRWLASKDRWDEAMEVLANLHGNGDRNHPKVLAQYQEIEEALALEREQASTSYQELVKPRILKRVFLGMSLQMWSQLCGMNVMMYYIVYIMQSTGTGSPLLTASIQYILNTALTLPAIIYLDRFGRRPAILIGFALQATFLYIEGGLQAGFGKPNPHDDPKLDAISWVVSDHPNVGKAIIALSYLFVCSFATTIGPTSWTYPAEIYPAKVRAKAVSLATASNWIWNCLLALFVPPLLWSINWKMYMIFAAFNTAAFIHMFLMAPETKGYTLEEMDEVFDSGLPAWRKLNKRSRLEELEQEIAQGKLKVAAHSEKDGPVAATTETV, from the exons ATGAAGATTTACAATGTCTACTTTCTCTGTAGCTTCATTACCTTGG GGGGTGGTCTTTTTGGGTTCGATATCAGCAGTATGAGCG GTGTCCTGGGAACTCAGGCGTATGTGAACTACTTCCGCGTGGGCAGCGGCCAGTATAAGCAG GGTGGCATCACCTGTGCCATGCCCTTTGGCTCGCTCATTGGTGCCCTGTGCTCGAGTTTCATTGCGGATCGCTACTCTCGTGTCACCGCAATCCAGTTCTCGACTGTCTTGTGGACTATCGGCTCCAT CTTCATGACTGCCTCCAATGGTATTGCTCTCCTTGTCGTCGGTCGTGTCATCGCTGGTCTTTGTGTCGGTATCGCCTCGGCTATGGTTCCTGTCTACCAAGCAGAGGTTGCTCCAAAGGAGATTCGTGGCCGAGTTATCTCCCTCCAGCAATGGGCCATCACCTGGGGTATCTTAATTCAATACTTTATT CAATATGGTTCCAGCAACGTCGACGGAGGTCCCGATAACCCGACTCAAAGTACTGCTGCCTTCCGCATTCCCTGGGGTATCCAGATGGTGCCTGGCTTTATCCTCTTCGTCGGCCTGTTTTTCTACCCCAAGTCGCCCCGTTGGCTTGCAAGCAAAGACCGCTGGGACGAAGCGATGGAGGTACTTGCCAACCTTCACGGAAATGGAGACCGCAACCATCCCAAGGTTTTGGCTCAATATCAAGAAATTGAGGAGGCCTTGGCTCTGGAGCGTGAGCAGGCGTCTACTAGCTATCAGGAACTGGTCAAGCCTCGCATTCTCAAGCGTGTGTTCCTTGGTATGAGTCTGCAGATGTGGTCCCAGTTGTGCG GTATGAACGTCATGATGTATTACATTGTGTATATCATGCAGAGTACGGGAACTGGAAGCCCTCTCCTCACCGCTTCCATTCAGTACATCCTGAACACTGCGTTGACCCTACCCGCCATCATATACCTGGACAGATTCGGTCGTCGCCCTGCCATCCTGATTGGTTTTGCCTTGCAAGCTACCTTCTTGTACATTGAAGGAGGTCTACAGGCTGGATTTGGCAAGCCTAACCCTCATGACGACCCCAAGCTGGATGCCATTTCTTGGGTTGTGTCCGACCATCCCAACGTCGGCAAAGCAATCATTGCGCTCTCCTACCTCTTCGTCTGCTCATTCGCGACAACCATCGGTCCGACTTCGTGGACCTACCCTGCGGAAATCTACCCGGCCAAGGTTCGCGCCAAGGCTGTCTCTCTTGCTACCGCGTCGAACTGGATCTGGAActgtcttcttgctctgtTCGTCCCGCCTCTACTGTGGTCGATCAACTGGAAGATGTACATGATC TTTGCCGCCTTCAACACCGCAGCCTTCATCCACATGTTCCTCATGGCCCCCGAGACAAAGGGTTACACGCTTGAGGAAATGGACGAAGTGTTCGACAGCGGCCTTCCCGCCTGGCGTAAGCTCAACAAGCGCAGCAGACTGGAGGAGCTCGAACAGGAGATTGCGCAGGGTAAACTCAAGGTCGCTGCTCACAGCGAGAAAGATGGACCCGTTGCTGCTACTACCGAGACCGTCTAG
- the fbx15 gene encoding F-box domain protein, whose product MTDMSKNLDSIPYDVFYQIASGLDCHDFIHLSRVNQALNKLMRNESIARKTIENHLLHSKEGREADRTRTGYRRAVGRLYDIKEAFATAQPYSVSVLAYGSAFLYDQGSLCYIYDNKIRALDVHGVGQVEQVLNVHNVLSRAIPGCNPARHTIQISLLHYHDGILAFLVEIGEVRDAWLLAVDMRRKIDCRTGRLRLRTPLQSTRRLFVRHNRSYLYYGTQSALSHYGYPQWAVHCVNLATGQHITEKPVELHNFVGNEIGQTVCFEVHQDHLYAVSTLVDFEEEEVDWTSLYMWICLPPRGDRGSVTPRTEWRRQHREGPINDTWSDLSLREDEATNQLLILECRREWRNGGSDNCRTYYMQPLPSPAEISRSKRPVNHPPCSSIAAELPDEPLTKTLDSSNKAIYERPRKRLRRYYHSEYPLDDQDNHDPDNPMQRRDFILAKTKFRTYNLSASTFVDLVNDPHPSSPGGSHIPHDRLRLRTVSRKRKSPIDEASNTLHKPEFTDDNGNPMDHGEERFTSRGIHMWPPENAPAELTQLLCPSHRIGKVQAVADERSIIYSIDQEGLCGGNQAIVLINFDPVIRHPGLKRLTLDSGVRPWGPNSDHATAIRPPRQQERTMLQTPVSTARANQAVPSVREEPAMYLSINHGYWLR is encoded by the exons ATGACCGACATGAGCAAGAACCTGGACTCCATCCCATATGATGTGTTCTACCAGATCGCTTCCGGGTTGGATTGCCATGACTTTATCCATCTCAGTCGAGTCAATCAAGCTCTCAACAAGTTGATGCGAAATGAGTCCATTGCAAGAAAGACAATCGAG AACCACCTGCTTCATTCCAAGGAGGGACGGGAAGCGGATAGAACTAGGACTGGGTATCGTAGAGCAGTTGGCCGTCTGTATGACATCAAGGAAGCTTTCGCCACAGCTCAGCCGTATTCAGTCTCAGTTCTTGCATACGGCTCGGCCTTTTTGTATGACCAAGGCTCCCTCTGCTACATCTACGACAACAAGATTCGTGCCTTGGATGTGCATGGGGTCGGTCAAGTAGAGCAGGTTTTGAACGTGCATAATGTCCTCTCGCGCGCGATCCCAGGCTGCAATCCGGCGCGACATACGATCCAGATATCGCTGCTGCACTACCATGACGGGATTCTGGCATTTCTGGTCGAGATTGGAGAGGTGCGAGATGCTTGGCTTCTTGCGGTAGATATGCGCAGGAAAATAGACTGCAGAACTGGTCGATTACGTCTCCGCACACCGCTTCAGTCCACACGACGACTTTTTGTCCGGCATAACAGGTCCTACCTTTACTACGGGACTCAGTCTGCATTGAGCCATTATGGCTATCCGCAGTGGGCTGTTCACTGCGTGAATCTAGCTACTGGACAACACATAACTGAGAAACCTGTTGAGCTGCATAACTTCGTTGGCAATGAGATCGGTCAGACCGTCTGCTTCGAGGTGCATCAGGACCATCTGTATGCCGTGTCGACCTTGGTAGactttgaagaagaagaggttgacTGGACCTCCTTGTACATGTGGATCTGTCTGCCCCCTCGCGGGGATAGGGGCTCGGTGACGCCCAGGACCGAGTGGCGTCGACAGCATCGCGAAGGCCCCATCAATGACACATGGTCGGACCTTTCACTTCGAGAGGACGAAGCGACCAACCAACTTCTGATTCTGGAATGTCGCCGCGAATGGCGCAACGGAGGCAGCGATAATTGCCGGACTTACTACATGCAGCCTCTCCCGTCGCCTGCAGAAATCTCTCGGAGTAAGCGACCGGTCAACCACCCACCATGCAGCTCGATAGCTGCTGAATTGCCAGACGAGCCCTTAACCAAGACACTAGATTCGTCGAATAAGGCAATCTACGAGAGACCCCGGAAACGGCTGCGCAGATACTATCACTCGGAATATCCACTTGACGATCAAGACAATCACGATCCCGACAACCCAATGCAACGACGCGACTTCATCCTGGCAAAAACGAAGTTCCGCACCTACAATCTCTCAGCCTCGACATTCGTTGACCTCGTCAACGACCCCcacccatcatcaccaggaGGCAGCCACATCCCCCACGATCGCCTCCGCCTTCGGACAGTCTCCCGGAAACGCAAAAGCCCCATCGACGAGGCAAGCAACACCCTCCACAAACCAGAATTCACCGACGACAATGGCAACCCCATGGACCACGGCGAGGAGCGGTTCACCTCTCGCGGAATCCACATGTGGCCGCCCGAGAACGCCCCCGCAGAGCTGACCCAGCTCCTCTGCCCGTCCCACCGCATTGGCAAAGTCCAAGCGGTCGCAGACGAGCGCTCAATCATCTACTCCATCGATCAGGAAGGACTGTGCGGCGGTAACCAAGCCATCGTACTCATCAACTTTGATCCTGTCATCAGACATCCAGGTCTGAAACGTCTTACTCTGGACTCGGGCGTCCGGCCTTGGGGGCCCAACAGTGATCACGCAACCGCAATCAGGCCTCCACGCCAGCAGGAGCGGACAATGCTTCAGACTCCTGTCAGCACAGCAAGGGCGAACCAGGCGGTGCCATCTGTCCGGGAGGAGCCGGCTATGTATCTAAGCATTAATCATGGATATTGGCTTCGGTGA